In a single window of the Rhodamnia argentea isolate NSW1041297 chromosome 2, ASM2092103v1, whole genome shotgun sequence genome:
- the LOC115749019 gene encoding uncharacterized protein LOC115749019 — MTLEDFFTLTEMRDGLTAPSRVEELVSVMQKEKDYVLKNAGDAIRQWAAVASTIAATESKECLDLFVQLDGVSFIDRWLRDAEKFENDSSDSLVEESMTVLLHAIKKLELDTGRSISSGIWITIKNLLGHRSVKVQDSARALFESWKRSEDGDNRCHDIGSSVSCDNGTEQVRNPVRESVQSECSDVNVPLSNERGNAEGLAAEPAGHEKFPSRSPNCLQRQKVEDDHIQTHTHVNQLSVQKIPEDADVKDRSVGPLASSPTSSPIPETNEVVKESSTCPVEGTPSLEIPGHSVPQEESGGRHRKPDMGKLYEIGKQEDKLNFSHEKLVMAEKSAFNAFELTAVSFDLDAATATAQVTAPKVTAADDINSTSFRVGKAALGLRRTTSEVKNEKDDKGILGQCNTVLKTVEDSVCSSATMQKSSVDRGAAKEDEDHSSDDGENLAGASNSYRLGMEVRGPSMAERKRSRIEHEYGIVDAIEVARQVAQEVEREMNLERDSEGVIRQHGSPEPINGKQDVLANIPSIERPRERNDASEASSEGEGSLINPENLNTEQDGSMHEMESSQVTEATQEPEDKTEKGMCVFDLNQEVSSDDVDCTANAVSAPVSIVSASKPAAAASGLPLAPLQFEGSLGWKNSARSAFRPASPRRSTVADRTVPGEESHESKQRHTCLDIDLNVAEGGDDKAADLMPGMQIPVSSSLRSGESSVEVSSKRSERFKLDLNRIGDDGEPSISDFRVERQLLNLRNGQRSPSPASSSSTMRNFDLNDRPLFHNDFSDQGPYSGRSSQNVTSYGKPKSEPVISIFGAKVEVDKKDHVPQNLSLLNGKALESAADAGVARPGGFWGMGPTISYPHAWAYNGLNTGPTVSLSSTMYRPGGSMPYMVDPRGPPFVPQAIGSVSPVLSSFPQAPFMMNMTSAPLGINGPGPSRAQFDLNSGFSIDGVNREPAVLRQFLVPDQGRSMEEHLRVSLQPSSSSGLGGKRKEPEGGWEPYPIGFRQQQPPWK; from the coding sequence ATGACACTTGAAGATTTTTTCACTCTAACTGAGATGAGGGATGGATTGACTGCTCCCTCTCGTGTTGAGGAGCTGGTCAGTGTTATGCAGAAAGAAAAGGATTATGTTCTGAAGAATGCTGGCGATGCAATCAGGCAGTGGGCTGCTGTTGCAAGTACCATTGCTGCCACAGAGAGTAAAGAGTGTCTTGATCTATTTGTTCAGTTAGATGGAGTATCATTCATTGATAGATGGCTAAGGGATGctgaaaagtttgaaaatgaCTCTAGCGATAGTCTTGTGGAGGAGTCAATGACTGTGCTGCTACATGCAATAAAGAAGCTAGAACTAGACACTGGGAGGTCAATTTCTTCTGGAATTTGGATTACCATCAAGAATCTTCTTGGCCACCGTAGTGTAAAGGTTCAGGATAGTGCAAGAGCACTTTTCGAGAGCTGGAAGCGCAGTGAAGATGGCGATAATCGTTGCCATGATATCGGAAGTTCTGTGTCATGTGACAATGGGACTGAGCAAGTCAGGAATCCTGTTAGAGAGAGTGTTCAGTCTGAATGCTCTGATGTAAATGTTCCACTTTCCAATGAAAGAGGTAATGCAGAAGGTTTGGCTGCAGAACCTGCTGGACATGAAAAATTTCCATCAAGAAGTCCCAACTGTCTCCAACGGCAAAAGGTTGAGGATGACCACATTCAGACTCATACTCATGTCAATCAGCTATCTGTGCAGAAGATACCGGAAGATGCAGATGTGAAGGATAGATCTGTGGGTCCTTTGGCATCTTCTCCCACGTCAAGCCCTATACCTGAGACAAATGAGGTTGTAAAAGAATCCTCTACGTGCCCAGTCGAAGGGACACCCTCACTTGAAATTCCTGGTCATTCAGTTCCACAAGAGGAGAGTGGTGGACGACACAGAAAACCTGATATGGGCAAGTTATATGAAATCGGAAAGCAGGAAGACAAGCTTAATTTTTCTCATGAAAAATTGGTAATGGCAGAAAAATCTGCCTTCAATGCATTTGAACTTACAGCTGTTTCTTTTGATCTAGATGCTGCAACTGCAACTGCTCAAGTCACTGCGCCTAAAGTTACAGCGGCTGATGATATCAATAGCACCAGTTTCCGCGTTGGAAAGGCCGCTCTAGGTCTAAGAAGAACTACTTCTGAGGTGAAGAATGAAAAGGATGACAAGGGGATTTTAGGCCAATGCAACACGGTGCTTAAGACGGTTGAAGATAGTGTTTGCAGCTCTGCTACCATGCAAAAGTCTTCTGTTGACAGAGGAGCTGCTAAAGAAGATGAGGACCATTCAAGTGATGATGGTGAAAACTTAGCAGGTGCTTCTAATTCTTACAGACTAGGAATGGAAGTCAGAGGTCCTAGCATGGCTGAACGGAAGAGGTCAAGAATTGAGCATGAATATGGCATTGTTGATGCTATAGAAGTAGCTCGACAAGTTGCTCAAGAAGTGGAGAGAGAAATGAACTTAGAGAGAGATTCAGAAGGTGTAATCCGGCAGCATGGTAGCCCTGAGCCTATCAATGGGAAACAAGATGTATTGGCCAATATCCCATCAATTGAGAGGCCAAGAGAACGGAATGATGCTTCTGAGGCATCTTCTGAGGGAGAGGGAAGTTTAATAAATCCGGAGAACTTGAATACTGAACAGGATGGTTCTATGCATGAAATGGAGTCCTCTCAAGTAACAGAAGCAACGCAAGAACCGGAAGATAAGACGGAGAAAGGCATGTGCGTCTTTGATTTGAACCAAGAAGTTTCCTCGGATGATGTGGATTGCACTGCAAATGCAGTGTCTGCGCCAGTCTCTATTGTTTCTGCTTCAAAACCGGCAGCAGCAGCTTCTGGATTGCCTCTAGCTCCTTTGCAATTCGAAGGAAGTCTCGGTTGGAAAAACTCTGCTAGGAGCGCGTTTCGTCCAGCATCACCTCGAAGAAGCACTGTTGCTGATAGAACTGTTCCCGGAGAGGAATCCCATGAATCCAAGCAGAGGCATACATGTCTAGACATCGATCTTAATGTGGCAGAAGGTGGAGATGATAAAGCTGCTGATCTTATGCCGGGGATGCAAATCCCGGTCTCTTCAAGTCTTCGATCTGGAGAATCTTCAGTGGAGGTTAGTTCCAAGAGATCAGAGAGGTTCAAACTGGATTTGAATCGCATTGGTGATGATGGCGAACCATCAATTTCAGATTTTAGGGTGGAGCGCCAGCTACTTAACCTTAGAAATGGCCAACGCAGCCCGTCCCctgcatcatcttcatcaaccATGAGGAACTTTGATTTGAATGACAGGCCACTGTTTCACAATGATTTTTCTGACCAAGGTCCCTACAGTGGCAGATCTTCCCAAAATGTGACAAGTTATGGGAAGCCCAAATCAGAACCTGTTATTTCTATATTCGGTGCAAAAGTGGAGGTCGACAAGAAAGATCATGTACCTCAGAATTTGTCCCTGCTAAATGGCAAGGCTCTGGAGTCTGCAGCAGATGCCGGTGTGGCAAGACCAGGAGGCTTTTGGGGGATGGGTCCCACAATCTCTTATCCACATGCCTGGGCATACAATGGATTAAACACAGGGCCtactgtttctctctcttctacCATGTATCGACCCGGTGGCTCAATGCCTTACATGGTGGACCCACGTGGGCCCCCATTTGTGCCTCAAGCCATTGGATCTGTTTCACCTGTTCTCTCCTCTTTCCCTCAGGCACCGTTCATGATGAACATGACCTCTGCGCCCCTCGGTATCAATGGTCCTGGCCCTTCTCGGGCACAATTTGATCTGAATTCTGGATTCTCGATTGATGGAGTTAACCGTGAGCCGGCTGTTTTGAGACAGTTTTTAGTGCCAGATCAGGGTAGATCAATGGAAGAACATCTGAGGGTTAGCTTGCAACCGTCTTCAAGTTCTGGGCTGGGTGGCAAGAGGAAGGAACCAGAGGGTGGATGGGAACCTTACCCGATTGGCTTCCGGCAGCAGCAACCTCCATGGAAATAA
- the LOC115749022 gene encoding E3 ubiquitin-protein ligase CIP8: MAGSPSQAQAEPVLDTAASEYWCYQCDKRVSVETLANLPDVVCIECKNGFVESISVASSLQPQPSDQLDDPALGSQFLQVLRLIAQAARDEDAPPPPPSNPPSDDDFLRIELDGLDHDEDEDEEEEDEEENEENSNREGNERGEGEREGDNQSDNENGGENRDEFDEDDARRRRRDVLRLRIRDFATRARSGRNRILDWAEILMGLDDSSIELRFELPESDRYIGNPEDYVDDAGYQALLQNLAESDSGRRGAPPAAKSAVLELPTVEIRSKDETLVCAICKDMVSVGEMAKKLPCGHGYHGDCIVPWLGARNTCPVCRFELPTDDPEYEEEKKKKMNVNAGGSSGSVGDNSLE, from the coding sequence ATGGCGGGGTCTCCATCTCAAGCTCAGGCGGAGCCCGTGCTCGACACCGCCGCCTCAGAGTACTGGTGCTACCAATGCGACAAGCGAGTCTCCGTCGAAACCCTAGCGAATCTCCCCGACGTCGTCTGCATCGAGTGCAAGAACGGCTTCGTGGAGTCGATATCCGTCGCGTCCTCCCTGCAGCCTCAGCCGTCCGATCAGCTCGACGATCCCGCCCTCGGCTCGCAGTTCCTCCAGGTCCTGCGGTTGATCGCGCAGGCGGCGCGTGATGAGGACGCCCCTCCTCCGCCGCCCTCGAATCCACCGTCGGACGACGATTTCCTCCGGATCGAGCTCGACGGATTGGACCACGATGAGGACgaggatgaagaggaagaagatgaggaagagaatGAAGAGAACAGTAACCGCGAGGGAAATGAACGAGGCGAAGGGGAGAGGGAAGGTGATAACCAATCGGATAATGAGAACGGAGGAGAGAACAGAGACGAATTTGATGAGGATGATGCGCGGCGGAGGCGGCGTGACGTGCTCAGGCTCCGGATCCGAGACTTTGCAACTCGAGCTCGGAGCGGGCGTAACCGGATTCTCGATTGGGCTGAGATTTTGATGGGATTGGATGATAGCTCCATCGAGCTGAGGTTCGAACTGCCTGAATCAGACCGCTACATAGGCAATCCGGAGGATTATGTGGACGACGCTGGTTACCAGGCGTTGCTTCAGAATTTGGCGGAGAGCGACAGTGGAAGAAGAGGAGCCCCACCGGCTGCAAAATCAGCGGTTTTGGAGCTTCCAACTGTGGAAATCAGATCAAAGGACGAGACGTTGGTGTGTGCGATATGTAAGGACATGGTGAGTGTCGGTGAGATGGCAAAGAAATTGCCCTGTGGGCATGGTTACCATGGGGATTGCATTGTGCCATGGTTGGGTGCGAGGAATACATGTCCGGTTTGTCGGTTTGAGTTGCCTACTGATGATCCTGAGTatgaagaggagaagaagaagaaaatgaatgtgaatgCAGGTGGGAGCTCAGGTTCTGTTGGAGACAATTCCTTGGAATAA
- the LOC115749014 gene encoding uncharacterized protein LOC115749014: MAVSDAVVGNLTTIYVAVIAAIKAYGLVSGRSFGGGLVLVLSTAVVGLILVATLTWDVSQKAAHAISRDDDRSHEASCKGGICWHGVAVKSPASQVRFRLPQQQQQQQQPPPPHGPAAL; this comes from the coding sequence ATGGCCGTGTCGGACGCGGTGGTGGGGAACCTGACGACGATCTACGTGGCGGTGATCGCGGCGATCAAGGCGTACGGGCTGGTGTCCGGCCGTAGCTTCGGCGGCGGGCTCGTGCTGGTCCTCTCCACGGCGGTGGTGGGCCTCATCCTCGTCGCCACGCTGACGTGGGACGTCTCCCAGAAGGCCGCCCACGCGATCTCCAGGGACGACGACCGCTCCCACGAGGCCTCCTGCAAGGGCGGCATCTGCTGGCACGGCGTCGCCGTCAAGTCCCCGGCCTCCCAGGTCCGGTTCCGCCTCccccagcagcagcagcagcagcagcagccgccgccgccgcacgGCCCTGCCGCTCTGTGA
- the LOC115748949 gene encoding F-box/FBD/LRR-repeat protein At2g26030-like, translating into MIGENGEETDATVLVSREFEELIGTQDLSCKRLCDLPDAILLHVLDFLPTRAALQTNVLSKRWRHLSRSISNLVFGEESIFENSRFFKFVEGALAFRDLSPLKVFSLSFYVAVEDQSRVNTWIDSAIRRKVQELRLRLRVQTHPPLEYTLPCCIFRCETMVEFHIGCLHNFRVPSLVCLPNLKVLTLDDVGFGDSLEKLLSLPSLEEVSLKACRFHEIKVLNIGAPNLLKFFMTDFPKDFSRRGQVRIHGARIKSLHYFGPYDRNLNISCPSSLVEAVIVAFQAQEQPDQYANHVFKLLKELSNIEHLTLYLDRLQVMDERKDLLDSCPVFLSLTQLKWYISPMYLGLSVLQIMLSQCPCLRSLVFVFYEGLIKNSRMDSWTLDPVPRCFLSSLKEIRICYFTAVDTELLAVRVFLGAAEVLEKLFIHCSRGYMKKFRGLMKRLMKLPRASNQCSISVDFREKCSACSSKGLFR; encoded by the exons ATGATAGGGGAGAATGGTGAAGAAACGGATGCAACGGTTCTAGTTTCGCGTGAGTTCGAGGAATTGATTGGCACTCAAGATTTAAGTTGCAAACGGTTGTGCGATCTGCCCGATGCCATTCTCCTACACGTCCTAGATTTTCTACCAACGAGAGCTGCGTTGCAAACGAATGTGTTGTCGAAAAGATGGAGGCACTTGTCGAGGTCGATTTCTAATCTCGTCTTCGGTGAAGAAAGTATCTTCGAGAATTCgcgttttttcaaatttgtggaaGGAGCATTGGCGTTTCGTGACTTGTCtcctttgaaagttttttccctttcattttacGTGGCTGTTGAGGACCAGTCTCGCGTAAATACTTGGATCGATTCTGCGATAAGACGCAAAGTTCAGGAGCTTCGCTTGAGGCTCCGGGTACAAACTCATCCTCCTCTTGAGTATACCTTGCCCTGTTGTATATTCAGGTGTGAAACAATGGTAGAGTTCCATATTGGATGCCTTCATAATTTCAGAGTTCCTTCTTTAGTCTGTCTTCCAAATCTGAAGGTCTTAACTCTAGATGACGTTGGATTTGGGGATTCATTGGAGAAGCTGCTTTCACTTCCTTCCCTCGAGGAGGTGTCTCTTAAAGCTTGCAGGTTCCACGAAATCAAGGTTTTGAATATTGGTGCTCCCAATCTTTTGAAATTCTTCATGACTGACTTTCCTAAGGATTTCAGTAGACGCGGCCAAGTACGGATTCATGGAGCTAGAATCAAATCCTTACATTATTTTGGTCCATATGACCGTAACCTTAACATATCATGTCCATCGTCGCTCGTTGAAGCTGTCATTGTAGCATTTCAAGCGCAGGAACAACCTGATCAATATGCCAACCATGTGTTTAAGCTCTTAAAGGAGCTTTCTAACATAGAACATCTCACTTTATATCTCGACCGCCTTCAG GTTATGGATGAGAGAAAAGATCTCCTTGACTCTTGTCCGGTTTTTCTTAGCCTCACCCAGTTGAAGTGGTACATCTCTCCAATGTACTTAGGTCTTAGTGTACTTCAGATCATGCTCAGCCAATGTCCTTGTCTGAGGAGTCTTGTGTTTGTGTTTTACGAG GGCTTGATCAAGAACTCTAGAATGGATAGCTGGACGCTGGACCCAGTGCCTCGGTGTTTTCTGTCATCGCTTAAAGAGATCAGGATTTGCTACTTCACCGCAGTTGATACCGAACTCTTAGCTGTGAGAGTTTTCCTCGGGGCTGCTGAAGTTTTGGAGAAATTGTTTATACATTGTTCTCGGGGTTATATGAAGAAATTTCGAGGGTTGATGAAGCGTTTGATGAAACTTCCTCGGGCTTCAAATCAATGCTCAATTTCGGTAGATTTTAGGGAGAAATGCAGTGCATGCTCTTCTAAGGGTTTATTTAGATAA